In one Butyrivibrio proteoclasticus B316 genomic region, the following are encoded:
- a CDS encoding metallophosphoesterase: MATYVISDIHGEYDKFIALLQKIGLKDEDTLYILGDVLDRGPHPIKTLLKLMEMPNVICIVGNHELMALECLKFLSKEITEENVDRLDREMVENLANWQYNGSKPTIDEFRELSPDRRQDVIDFLGEFVIYEEVTVGTRDFLLVHAGLGNFSPEKEMEDYSLHDLIWERADYNTQYFNDKFVVTGHTPTQLIEENPNPGYIYKNNNHIAIDCGAHFPGGSLAAICLDTLEEYYVQG; the protein is encoded by the coding sequence ATGGCAACATATGTAATTAGTGATATTCATGGTGAATATGACAAGTTCATAGCTCTTTTACAAAAGATAGGTCTAAAGGATGAGGATACGTTATATATTCTGGGGGATGTGCTGGATAGAGGACCGCATCCCATTAAGACACTTCTAAAACTCATGGAAATGCCAAATGTTATCTGCATTGTCGGAAACCATGAACTTATGGCGCTGGAGTGTCTTAAGTTTTTGAGCAAGGAAATTACTGAGGAAAATGTTGATCGGCTAGACCGGGAGATGGTGGAAAACCTCGCTAACTGGCAGTATAACGGAAGTAAACCTACTATTGATGAGTTCAGGGAACTTTCACCTGACAGGCGGCAGGACGTAATAGACTTTTTGGGGGAGTTTGTTATCTACGAAGAAGTTACGGTTGGAACTAGGGACTTTCTCCTTGTTCATGCAGGATTAGGCAATTTTTCTCCGGAAAAAGAAATGGAAGATTATAGTTTACACGATCTCATATGGGAACGAGCAGACTATAACACCCAGTACTTTAATGATAAGTTTGTGGTAACAGGCCATACCCCCACGCAGCTTATAGAAGAGAACCCTAATCCGGGATACATTTATAAGAATAACAATCACATCGCAATTGACTGCGGAGCACATTTTCCAGGCGGAAGTCTTGCTGCAATATGCCTGGACACTTTGGAAGAGTATTATGTACAAGGTTAA
- a CDS encoding MBL fold metallo-hydrolase codes for MDGIKIYRGSDQIGGIVTEITKGDHRILIDLGADLPGTKNPALSDDELIKRVFAGEGDTIHTDAVLFTHYHGDHVGLRGKAPEGIPMYIGGTAKEIMETIAMRVDLLNKKLCKNAPSQMETINRMEPYWKLGSSRDFSGIKVTPLVCDHSAIDSYMFVIELNGKKILYTGDFRDHGIPGQDTFESMIKRYVGKIDVLVTEGTMISRLEETGNNPIKSEDDLGKRASEIFAEHKENVVLVSSTNLDSVMEFYHATPADKVFLCDAYQAEVMNIAIKSRSRFFDKYRYKKCIYVLCPDNNSFYMKNLEGVRNPVTKRRCFEMANEDIYLDKGFVMLARPNNNPNMAVGRFEERMKKMKDPFITYSMWTGYLEDGKAPDANIVRFLEGKNDKAHMEILHTSGHAYVETIAKLMELTNPDKIIPMHTEGRDAFTNLPQFGEYANRIWKKEDGQVYEF; via the coding sequence ATGGATGGAATCAAGATATACAGAGGTTCAGACCAGATAGGTGGAATCGTAACAGAAATTACAAAGGGTGACCATAGGATACTGATTGATCTTGGTGCAGACCTTCCCGGGACCAAGAATCCCGCACTGAGCGACGATGAGCTAATAAAGAGAGTATTTGCCGGCGAGGGAGATACTATCCATACAGATGCAGTTCTTTTTACTCATTATCATGGGGATCATGTGGGGCTTCGAGGAAAAGCCCCTGAGGGCATCCCTATGTATATTGGCGGTACTGCAAAAGAAATTATGGAAACCATCGCAATGCGAGTGGATCTCTTGAACAAAAAGCTGTGCAAAAATGCACCGTCGCAGATGGAAACCATTAACAGGATGGAGCCATACTGGAAGCTGGGAAGTAGCCGCGACTTTAGCGGAATCAAGGTCACGCCCCTTGTTTGCGATCATTCTGCCATCGATTCATATATGTTTGTCATAGAATTAAATGGCAAAAAAATTCTATATACCGGAGACTTCAGAGATCACGGGATTCCTGGGCAGGATACCTTTGAGAGCATGATAAAAAGATATGTTGGCAAGATAGATGTTCTTGTTACAGAAGGAACCATGATATCAAGGCTTGAAGAGACGGGAAATAACCCAATCAAGTCGGAGGATGATCTTGGTAAAAGAGCTTCAGAAATTTTTGCAGAACACAAAGAAAATGTAGTGCTGGTGTCATCCACAAATCTTGACAGCGTAATGGAGTTTTATCATGCTACTCCAGCAGATAAGGTGTTTTTGTGCGATGCCTACCAGGCTGAAGTCATGAATATTGCCATAAAATCAAGAAGCAGGTTTTTTGACAAATACAGATATAAAAAGTGCATTTATGTGCTATGCCCTGATAATAATTCATTTTATATGAAGAATCTTGAGGGAGTTCGAAATCCAGTAACTAAGCGAAGATGCTTTGAAATGGCAAACGAAGATATTTATCTGGACAAGGGATTTGTAATGCTGGCAAGACCAAATAACAACCCCAATATGGCGGTGGGACGCTTTGAGGAGCGGATGAAGAAAATGAAGGATCCTTTTATCACGTACTCTATGTGGACCGGTTACCTTGAGGATGGCAAGGCTCCGGATGCTAATATTGTTAGATTCCTAGAGGGTAAAAATGACAAAGCTCACATGGAGATCCTACATACCAGTGGCCATGCCTATGTTGAAACTATTGCAAAGCTAATGGAACTTACTAACCCGGATAAGATAATCCCTATGCACACTGAGGGAAGAGATGCCTTTACGAATCTTCCGCAGTTTGGCGAATATGCAAACAGAATTTGGAAAAAAGAGGATGGACAAGTATATGAGTTCTAA
- a CDS encoding SPL family radical SAM protein — translation MHFVDAKGILTGKNGFQGMNIYRGCTHGCIYCDSRSKCYQFTHPFEDIEVKQNAPELLEKTLKSKRKKCMIGTGAMSDPYMHCEKDLQLTRKCLEIILRYSFGVAIQTKSDLILRDIDLLSEINKSAKCVVQITLTTYDDELCSILEPNVCNTKCRIKVLEMMQERGIPTVVWLTPILPFINDTKENISAILNECARTGVKGVIDFGMGLTLREGDREYYYEALDKHFPGMKEQYIKQYGNAYELPSPNSKELRALFQDICEKNGILSTPDECFRYMSDLPDKYTQMSLFDF, via the coding sequence ATGCACTTTGTTGACGCAAAAGGAATTCTTACAGGAAAAAACGGATTCCAGGGAATGAACATATACCGCGGATGCACCCATGGCTGCATATATTGTGACAGCAGGAGCAAGTGCTATCAGTTCACTCATCCCTTTGAAGACATTGAGGTAAAACAGAACGCACCGGAGCTTCTGGAAAAGACACTGAAATCCAAAAGAAAAAAATGTATGATCGGAACCGGGGCAATGTCTGATCCCTATATGCACTGCGAAAAGGATCTACAGCTCACAAGAAAATGCCTTGAGATAATCTTAAGGTACAGCTTTGGCGTAGCGATTCAGACCAAGTCAGATCTTATTCTTCGAGATATCGATCTTCTCTCAGAAATAAACAAAAGTGCTAAATGCGTAGTTCAGATTACCCTTACTACCTACGATGATGAACTCTGCAGTATTCTTGAGCCCAATGTCTGCAATACAAAATGTCGTATAAAAGTCCTTGAGATGATGCAGGAAAGAGGCATTCCCACAGTTGTATGGCTTACTCCTATCCTGCCCTTCATCAATGACACAAAAGAAAACATCTCTGCCATCCTGAATGAATGTGCAAGGACCGGCGTTAAGGGGGTCATTGATTTTGGTATGGGCCTCACCCTTCGTGAAGGCGATAGAGAATATTACTACGAGGCGCTTGATAAGCATTTCCCCGGAATGAAGGAACAGTACATAAAACAATACGGAAATGCTTACGAGCTTCCAAGCCCTAATTCAAAAGAACTTAGGGCACTCTTTCAGGATATATGTGAGAAAAATGGAATTCTCTCTACCCCTGATGAATGTTTCCGATATATGAGTGATCTTCCGGATAAGTATACACAGATGAGCCTGTTTGATTTTTAG
- a CDS encoding MFS transporter, with protein MKTSMEASDMEQNKEMYGEIIKEREYRKLIFATVINRFGDSVDAIAFTWLVYQITHSAAWSAIVFALNTLPNVVVQPFAGAIVEKMDKKHVIVATHLLRAVIITLFALLYRAGLVNALVMAIFTLVITTVESFNLPATSAFTIQVVKKEHMTCGMSLNSMLSSAASLAGTGAAGVIIATAGVTTAMMIDVVTFGVAAVLISAMKAGRVAITEAAQNEASKTTSEAGETENKKEQSKIEFFLDGFRYVANSRVICNYGLLAVALNFMLIPINALQAPIASEIFKMGGEILSIAGAFAAIGGIAGSALVPVLSQKLSPLKMIMLGTATLGAGMLGIACGGFFVGNSIACYVDVAASFFIIMVAASTIGGTINIQFMKNADPKYIARAAAVMGACGTACMPVGSILLSAVVAKVSTESILIFCVIYAATIFAILALVKPQMEIEEGSLGIKNEKVSANLV; from the coding sequence ATGAAAACAAGTATGGAGGCTTCAGATATGGAACAGAACAAGGAAATGTATGGGGAAATCATTAAGGAACGTGAATATAGAAAGCTGATTTTTGCCACGGTTATCAACCGATTTGGTGATTCTGTAGATGCAATCGCTTTTACATGGCTGGTTTATCAGATTACACACAGTGCAGCATGGTCAGCAATAGTTTTTGCACTTAATACACTTCCAAACGTGGTGGTTCAGCCCTTTGCCGGAGCTATTGTTGAGAAGATGGACAAGAAGCATGTGATTGTAGCAACACATCTTCTTAGGGCAGTCATTATTACATTGTTTGCACTTCTATATAGAGCAGGCCTGGTGAATGCACTGGTTATGGCAATCTTTACTTTGGTCATCACGACAGTGGAATCCTTTAATCTTCCTGCAACTTCAGCATTTACAATCCAGGTGGTTAAGAAAGAGCATATGACCTGCGGAATGAGCCTTAATTCCATGCTTTCAAGTGCTGCATCACTGGCAGGTACAGGTGCTGCCGGCGTGATCATTGCAACAGCAGGCGTTACTACAGCAATGATGATTGATGTAGTAACTTTTGGAGTTGCAGCGGTGCTTATCAGTGCAATGAAGGCTGGGAGAGTAGCAATTACTGAGGCAGCACAGAATGAAGCATCCAAGACAACATCCGAGGCCGGAGAAACAGAGAACAAAAAAGAGCAGAGTAAAATTGAATTCTTTTTAGACGGCTTTAGATATGTGGCAAATTCACGAGTTATCTGCAATTATGGCTTACTTGCAGTTGCCCTTAACTTCATGCTCATTCCTATAAATGCACTTCAGGCACCAATTGCCAGCGAGATTTTCAAGATGGGCGGAGAAATACTTAGTATTGCAGGTGCATTTGCTGCAATCGGAGGTATTGCAGGATCAGCACTTGTTCCGGTTCTTTCACAGAAACTCTCACCACTTAAGATGATAATGCTTGGAACAGCAACGCTTGGCGCTGGAATGCTGGGAATTGCCTGTGGTGGTTTCTTTGTTGGAAATAGTATTGCTTGCTATGTGGATGTAGCAGCATCATTTTTTATCATAATGGTTGCAGCATCAACCATAGGTGGTACGATCAATATTCAGTTCATGAAAAATGCTGATCCCAAATATATTGCTAGAGCAGCCGCAGTAATGGGCGCTTGTGGAACGGCATGTATGCCGGTTGGATCAATCCTTTTAAGTGCAGTAGTAGCTAAGGTAAGCACTGAGTCAATCCTTATTTTCTGTGTGATTTATGCAGCAACTATTTTTGCAATCTTAGCACTTGTAAAGCCACAGATGGAAATTGAGGAAGGTTCACTTGGAATTAAAAACGAGAAAGTATCAGCAAATTTAGTATAA